The following coding sequences are from one Clostridioides difficile ATCC 9689 = DSM 1296 window:
- a CDS encoding BlaI/MecI/CopY family transcriptional regulator, which translates to MEKTYAWKHTTTITLLARLTKKGFFISQRIGKHVHYRVLIKEKEYLKIEGKRIFGGLHNNPLSELISKLHDGEEITEEKIIEIGNWIKSWKDED; encoded by the coding sequence ATAGAAAAAACATATGCTTGGAAGCATACAACTACAATTACACTTTTAGCTAGATTAACTAAAAAAGGTTTTTTCATATCGCAGAGAATTGGGAAACATGTACACTATAGAGTATTAATAAAAGAGAAAGAATATCTCAAAATAGAGGGAAAAAGAATTTTTGGAGGTCTACATAACAATCCATTATCAGAACTAATTTCAAAATTACATGATGGAGAAGAAATAACTGAAGAAAAAATAATAGAAATAGGAAATTGGATAAAAAGCTGGAAAGATGAAGATTAA
- the aspD gene encoding aspartate 4-decarboxylase, which translates to MKNHTYKEIKNIYGKISPFEFKDKLIDIAKYTAKENNRELLDAGRGNPNWTCSTAREAFFTFGHFAITETRSNWDLGHLAGMPQKKGIKERFFKFINENIDMPGAYLARDIINFGINELGFDGDEFVHELADGIIGDNYPLPDRMLPHMEKIVHDYLVQEMKYDISGKYGDVEIFAVEGATAAMCYIFDSLMANELLKKGDTIALMTPIFTPYLEIPNLPRYDFKVVNINANEVDEKGAHTWQYTKKELEKLRDKSIKALFVVNPNNPASIAMDETSCNNLIDVIENYNKDLMIISDDVYGTFVEDFSSLMSKLPYNTVGVYSYSKYFGVTGWRLGTFALHKKNVFDKKINDLTGELKKSVDKRYSDMSLNPSSLSFMERVVADSRLVALNHTAGLSTPQQVQMAFFSAFALIDKVDAYKKLNMSICHRRQKLLFEALELPINENKNNAAYYTQFDIEEWAKLNYGEGLFKFISKNASPVDVLYKLANDYSVVLLSGNGFYGPEWSIRISLANLYDEAYTKIGKAIREILNGYIVEWQKIKK; encoded by the coding sequence ATGAAAAATCATACTTATAAAGAAATCAAAAACATATATGGAAAAATAAGCCCTTTTGAATTTAAGGACAAATTAATAGATATTGCAAAATACACTGCAAAAGAAAATAACAGAGAATTACTTGATGCAGGTCGTGGAAATCCAAACTGGACTTGTTCAACTGCTAGAGAAGCCTTTTTTACTTTTGGTCATTTCGCTATTACTGAAACTCGTTCTAATTGGGATTTAGGTCATTTGGCTGGAATGCCTCAAAAAAAGGGTATTAAAGAAAGATTTTTTAAATTTATAAATGAAAATATAGATATGCCTGGAGCATATTTAGCTAGAGATATTATAAACTTTGGTATAAATGAACTTGGATTTGATGGAGATGAATTTGTTCATGAACTAGCTGATGGAATTATTGGTGATAACTATCCACTTCCAGATAGAATGTTACCTCATATGGAAAAAATAGTACACGATTACCTAGTTCAAGAAATGAAATATGATATATCAGGTAAATATGGTGATGTAGAAATTTTTGCTGTTGAAGGTGCTACAGCTGCTATGTGCTATATATTTGATTCATTAATGGCAAATGAACTTCTAAAAAAAGGAGATACAATAGCCTTAATGACTCCAATATTTACACCTTATCTTGAAATACCTAACCTTCCTCGTTACGACTTTAAAGTGGTAAATATAAATGCTAATGAAGTTGATGAAAAAGGTGCTCACACATGGCAATATACAAAAAAAGAATTAGAGAAACTTCGTGACAAATCTATTAAAGCTTTATTCGTTGTTAATCCTAATAATCCTGCTTCTATAGCTATGGATGAAACATCTTGTAATAATCTAATAGATGTAATTGAAAATTATAATAAAGATTTAATGATAATATCAGATGATGTATATGGAACTTTTGTAGAAGATTTTTCATCCTTAATGTCAAAACTACCTTACAACACTGTTGGAGTATATTCTTATTCAAAATATTTTGGAGTTACAGGATGGAGACTTGGTACATTTGCCCTTCATAAGAAAAATGTTTTTGATAAGAAAATAAATGATTTAACTGGAGAATTAAAAAAATCAGTAGATAAGCGTTACAGTGATATGAGTCTTAACCCTTCTAGCCTTTCATTTATGGAAAGAGTTGTTGCTGATAGCAGACTTGTTGCTCTCAACCATACTGCTGGTCTTTCTACTCCACAGCAAGTACAAATGGCGTTTTTCTCTGCTTTTGCATTGATTGACAAAGTAGATGCCTACAAAAAACTCAATATGAGTATCTGCCATAGACGTCAAAAACTATTATTTGAAGCTTTAGAGCTTCCAATTAATGAAAACAAAAACAATGCTGCATATTACACTCAATTTGATATTGAAGAATGGGCTAAATTAAACTACGGAGAAGGCTTATTTAAATTTATAAGTAAAAATGCATCTCCAGTAGATGTTCTTTATAAATTAGCTAATGACTATTCAGTAGTTTTACTTAGTGGAAATGGATTCTATGGTCCTGAATGGTCAATTAGAATATCTCTAGCAAATCTATATGATGAAGCTTATACTAAGATAGGAAAAGCCATAAGAGAGATATTAAATGGTTATATCGTTGAATGGCAAAAAATTAAGAAATAA
- a CDS encoding asparaginase, with protein sequence MSIKKKVAIVFTGGTISMTVDDKVGAAIPTLSGEQILSMVTNIDKVADVEVFNFDEIPGPHITPYRMMELKNYVNDLLARKDITGVVITHGTDSLEETAYFLDLTIDNIKPVIVTGAMRSSSELGYDGSSNLSASVCTAVSKDAMGKGVLVVLNNEVLLASEATKTNTLSLNTFKSLTSGPLGIIDCNELVLTRDIVNRTIIDTDKVESKVALFKAYVGENADFIRFAVDSGYKGIVIEAMGRGNIPPQMLSGVEYAREKGLPVVIVSRCHSGRVFDSYGYFGSGRDLKNLGCIFGGDLPGQKARIKLILALGKTDNLDEIKDFFEKGIYC encoded by the coding sequence ATGAGTATTAAGAAAAAAGTTGCCATAGTTTTTACTGGTGGAACTATATCTATGACAGTAGATGATAAAGTCGGAGCAGCTATACCAACTTTATCAGGTGAACAAATACTATCAATGGTTACCAACATTGATAAAGTTGCAGATGTTGAAGTTTTTAATTTTGATGAAATTCCAGGACCTCACATAACACCTTATAGAATGATGGAATTGAAAAACTATGTAAATGATTTATTAGCAAGAAAAGATATTACAGGTGTTGTAATAACACATGGTACAGATAGTTTAGAGGAAACAGCTTATTTTCTAGACCTTACAATTGACAACATCAAACCTGTAATAGTCACAGGTGCTATGAGAAGTAGTTCTGAACTTGGATATGATGGTTCAAGTAATTTATCTGCATCAGTTTGTACTGCAGTATCCAAAGATGCTATGGGAAAAGGAGTCCTTGTAGTTTTAAACAATGAAGTATTATTAGCTTCTGAAGCTACTAAAACAAATACTCTTTCTCTAAATACATTTAAATCTCTAACTAGTGGCCCATTGGGAATAATTGACTGCAACGAACTTGTCCTTACAAGAGATATTGTAAATAGAACAATTATAGATACTGATAAGGTAGAATCTAAAGTTGCCTTATTTAAAGCATATGTAGGAGAAAATGCTGACTTTATAAGATTTGCTGTTGATAGTGGTTATAAAGGTATAGTTATTGAGGCAATGGGCAGAGGTAATATTCCTCCTCAAATGCTTTCTGGAGTTGAATATGCTAGAGAAAAAGGACTTCCTGTAGTTATAGTTTCTAGATGTCATTCAGGTAGAGTATTCGATAGTTATGGTTACTTTGGTTCTGGTAGAGATTTAAAAAATCTTGGTTGTATATTTGGTGGGGACTTACCAGGTCAAAAAGCTAGAATAAAACTTATCTTAGCACTTGGAAAAACTGATAACCTTGATGAAATCAAAGATTTCTTTGAAAAAGGAATCTATTGTTAA